The following proteins are co-located in the Tetrapisispora phaffii CBS 4417 chromosome 4, complete genome genome:
- the TPHA0D02470 gene encoding salt homeostasis regulator (similar to Saccharomyces cerevisiae PPZ2 (YDR436W) and PPZ1 (YML016C); ancestral locus Anc_5.548): protein MGNSGSKPRKKGSGKANNAPPTTQTKPTKLQSKQKSSSESDSNKDTSTRNKATDDSVMKENLSRTETMQSTKSNRSLRSLRSKKSQTSISGNSNVDIQEKYRDDDHLPPRTKEIQRVHSSGSQMYSHSRSHSLSRVPTDVQSNKSNNNLLPGINSGRADSRKSSFNGSYDIPPSMIQVKPKSPILRNRNYTSSSVSSFQENAITDDENDDSNNNIAYSNSRKRVDILRHSHSSGTSRGSPFASRSRRKSDNSVSENDLSPGADHLPMHSMSRTGSHNSMHSRRSSTNSVGTNTFVTPMNSPGIKITDTDQERNDYFSHSNDSNNYRYNNETGLDIQNNQYIGDHSSELAGEAMYFPNADNSYDALHSTSHDRNINDDSTISKKKKSTKMLDIDETIQKLLDAGYASKRTKNVCLKNSEIAQICQRSREIFLSQPPLLELSPPVKIVGDVHGQYGDLLRLFTKCGFPPSSNYLFLGDYVDRGKQSLETILLLLCYKIKYPENFFLLRGNHECANVTRVYGFYDECKRRCNIKTWKVFVDTFNTLPLAAIVTGKIFCVHGGLSPVLNSMDEIRHVSRPTDIPDFGLINDLLWSDPTDSPNEWEDNERGVSYCYNKVAINKFLNKFDFDLVCRAHMVVEDGYEFFNDRSLVTVFSAPNYCGEFDNWGAVMSVNEGLLCSFELLDPLDSVALKQVMKKGRHERKFANQQQQQYIQN from the coding sequence ATGGGTAACTCTGGATCAAAACCACGTAAGAAGGGTTCTGGTAAAGCAAACAATGCTCCTCCAACAACTCAAACAAAACCAACTAAACTACAATCAAAGCAAAAATCATCATCTGAATCTGATTCGAATAAGGATACTTCCACACGAAATAAAGCTACAGATGATTCGGtaatgaaagaaaatttgTCAAGGACAGAGACTATGCAGTCAACAAAGTCGAATAGATCACTTCGATCATTAAGATCTAAAAAATCTCAAACTTCTATATCTGGAAACTCCAATGTCGACattcaagaaaaatatagagATGATGATCATTTACCTCCTCGTACAAAGGAAATTCAAAGGGTTCATTCTTCGGGCTCACAAATGTATAGCCACTCTAGGTCACACTCATTAAGTCGAGTTCCAACAGATGTGCaatctaataaatcaaataataatttactGCCTGGTATCAATTCAGGTAGAGCAGATTCTAGAAAATCTAGTTTTAATGGCAGTTATGATATACCACCTTCGATGATACAAGTCAAACCAAAATCACCAATTTTACGAAATAGGAATTACACATCTTCTTCCGTTAGTTCATTTCAAGAGAATGCAATAACggatgatgaaaatgatgattcaaataataacattgCTTACTCTAACTCAAGAAAAAGAGTTGATATATTAAGACATAGTCATTCTTCGGGTACATCAAGGGGTAGTCCATTTGCTTCTAGATCAAGACGTAAATCTGATAACAGTGTATCAGAGAATGACTTATCGCCAGGAGCTGATCATTTACCAATGCATTCGATGTCAAGAACAGGTTCGCATAACTCAATGCATAGTAGGAGATCATCTACAAATTCAGTTGGTACAAATACATTTGTAACTCCTATGAACTCACCTGGTATAAAAATAACCGATACAGATCAAGAAAGAAATGATTATTTCTCTCACTCAAATGATTCTAACAATTACAGATATAACAATGAAACTGGACttgatattcaaaataaccAATATATTGGTGATCATAGTAGTGAACTGGCTGGTGAGGCCATGTATTTCCCAAACGCGGATAATTCATACGATGCATTACATTCTACTTCTCATGACAGAAACATAAATGATGATAGTACcatttcaaaaaagaaaaaatctACGAAAATGCTTGATATAGATGAaacaattcaaaaattattagatgcAGGCTATGCATCCAAAAGAACTAAAAATGTCTGTTTAAAGAATTCAGAAATTGCACAAATATGTCAGAGATCAAGAgagatatttttatctcAACCGCCGCTATTAGAGTTATCACCACCTGTAAAGATTGTTGGTGATGTCCATGGACAATATGGTGACTTACTAAGATTGTTTACAAAATGTGGATTTCCTCCATCATCAAACTACTTATTTTTAGGTGATTACGTCGATCGTGGGAAACAATCACTTGAAACTATTCTATTACTATTAtgttataaaattaaatatccAGAAAATTTCTTCTTACTTAGAGGTAACCATGAATGTGCCAATGTTACTCGTGTTTATGGTTTTTATGATGAATGCAAACGTCGTTGTAACATTAAAACATGGAAAGTGTTTGTTGACACATTTAATACATTACCATTGGCTGCCATAGTTACCGGTAAAATTTTCTGTGTACACGGTGGTTTATCCCCAGTTTTGAACTCCATGGATGAAATAAGACACGTTAGTAGACCAACAGATATACCTGATTTTggtttaataaatgatcTGCTATGGTCAGACCCAACGGATTCTCCCAACGAATGGGAAGATAATGAAAGGGGTGTTAGTTATTGTTACAATAAGGTGGCCATaaacaaatttttgaataaatttgattttgacTTGGTGTGTAGAGCTCATATGGTTGTAGAGGATGGTTATGAGTTTTTTAATGATAGAAGTCTAGTAACAGTATTTTCTGCGCCTAACTATTGTGGTGAATTCGATAACTGGGGTGCAGTCATGAGTGTCAATGAAGGGTTGTTGTgttcatttgaattattggATCCTCTGGACAGTGTGGCATTAAAACAAGTCATGAAAAAGGGAAGACACGAGAGAAAATTTGCAAAtcaacagcaacaacaatatattCAGAACTAA
- the GPI19 gene encoding phosphatidylinositol N-acetylglucosaminyltransferase GPI19 (similar to Saccharomyces cerevisiae GPI19 (YDR437W); ancestral locus Anc_5.549) produces MIQGSFSNEYYWFSRHFITCSATIFIIIWTFIPEDIDILFIKKDFIRSILDILPDRRWVIYFQCFVLMGMLWCYTALMMYNEDVLTPNLDDLSTITDSRANVVIVSDKEKFLNEYAYNATSGVFDLPITDVCKILYSDD; encoded by the coding sequence ATGATTCAAGGCTCGTTTAGTAATGAATATTACTGGTTTTCAAGGCATTTCATAACATGTTCAGcaacaatatttataatcatATGGACATTTATACCTgaagatattgatataCTATTTATCAAGAAGGATTTTATACGATCTATTTTAGACATCCTTCCAGATCGAAGATGGGTGATCTATTTCCAATGTTTTGTCTTAATGGGCATGCTTTGGTGTTATACGGCGTTGATGATGTATAACGAAGATGTATTAACTCCAAATTTAGATGATTTATCTACAATAACTGATTCAAGAGCAAATGTAGTTATAGTAAGTGATAAAgagaaatttttaaatgagTATGCATATAATGCAACCAGCGGCGTATTTGATTTACCTATAACAGATGTATGTAAAATACTATATAGTGATGATTAA
- the TAF11 gene encoding TATA-binding protein-associated factor TAF11 (similar to Saccharomyces cerevisiae TAF11 (YML015C); ancestral locus Anc_5.546), whose product MSNYKSETKGPINLIPKTNYISTLTVANYLLTKQTIDQALNEDHEYVLNKNIEMRTGGTLNSFFATGNYKLNYKNNDEENSEPEKKRRKIIYNNGKAQEPDELINEVPGNIKFAKDIRDEKAKELVFSHVLDQNEQFRLLVNNLDEDQTNRFEVFHRTSLNKAQVKKLANTVLNQNISENIRVFLQSIGKVFAGEIIELAMQVRMKWLVGQLTINYNKRKRIGKQLKKFLKKLTMLVQKSNSTNSSTSLTAAEENNEDIEILNSNSEFNDSIDECESDSFYDDDEEEEPFVKAGNELLKYNKQVTQDIKTELVKHYNILAKRFNSLNMNIDKFLGSVEDSSSVTSESIGEGSTKNQPQNTKSKVINTSPLLSEHIREAWRLYQLQSDSLPSATWRQQGEGNGWMFR is encoded by the coding sequence ATGAGTAACTATAAAAGTGAAACGAAAGGAccaataaatttgattcCTAAGACAAATTATATTTCCACTTTAACAGTTGCTAATTACTTATTGACTAAGCAAACAATTGACCAGGCTTTGAATGAAGATCATGAGTATGTGCTGAATAAGAATATTGAGATGAGAACTGGAGGTACCTTAAATTCATTCTTTGCCACAggaaattataaattaaattacaaGAACAATGATGAGGAAAACTCTGAACCAGAgaagaagagaagaaaaatcatttataaCAATGGGAAAGCACAAGAACCGGATGAGCTGATCAATGAAGTTCCTGgtaatatcaaatttgCCAAGGATATCCGAGATGAGAAGGCTAAAGAGTTGGTGTTCTCGCATGTATTAGATCAAAACGAGCAATTCAGGCTATTAGTCAATAATTTGGATGAAGACCAAACAAATAGATTTGAAGTATTTCACAGAACCTCTTTGAACAAAGCACAAGTGAAGAAATTAGCTAATACTGTattgaatcaaaatatatctGAAAACATCAGAGTTTTCCTTCAATCTATCGGTAAAGTTTTTGCAGGAGAAATCATTGAATTGGCCATGCAGGTACGAATGAAATGGTTAGTGGGTCAGTTGACtatcaattataataaaaggAAGAGAATCGGtaaacaattgaagaaattcttaaaaaaattaacgATGTTAGTTCAAAAATCAAACAGCACAAACAGCAGCACTTCACTGACTGCTGCTGAAGAGAATAACGAAGATATAGAGATTTTAAATTCCAATAGTGAATTCAATGATAGTATCGATGAATGTGAAAGTGATTCTTTttatgatgatgatgaagaagaagaaccGTTTGTTAAAGCTGGTAATGAgctattgaaatataataaacaaGTGACACAAGATATAAAAACAGAATTAGTTAAGCATTATAACATCTTGGCCAAAAGattcaattctttaaatatgaaCATCGATAAGTTTCTCGGTTCAGTCGAAGATTCTTCTTCAGTAACATCAGAAAGTATCGGTGAAGGATCGACTAAAAACCAACCTCAAAATACGAAATCAAAAGTAATCAATACCAGTCCATTGTTATCCGAACATATAAGAGAAGCATGGAGATTATATCAATTACAAAGCGATTCCCTGCCTTCTGCAACATGGAGACAACAAGGTGAAGGAAATGGATGGATGTTCAGATAA
- the PSP2 gene encoding Psp2p (similar to Saccharomyces cerevisiae PSP2 (YML017W); ancestral locus Anc_5.550), translated as MTTNNSTMKKMSLEEFLGNDTLSDTLWDEDDINLDAISSTTNIDLLKKSSGNSHHVNKSASGPPYIVKFSNLSSDFSDFEMKDLFNSKFTNFIKFKMFWVLNPNPTMADIQNPNKFYEYFKLSSKVCFVELYSVRDMDKILKGWYDPLKEIYNIIVSPADFVDFKNYMDRTESVKSFKIPSPEAPLPKNMIQNSHDNQPKERRKSNPFGAAKPVDTQSKILKLEEQIATLHVEDTTTLRRFSNTMNNLNSKHATKVKILKNENNDITTSDNIRSLATATITTKESLLPTNTHVNTTIPVTKTLNYSHIVKKETQQAEKAKVNANDNTKFNESESALEDEEDNGEGMHGSDEVKANDRDNKNTNKNKDRLVTENVEELKDLSKEENDVEEHKSDVKDQSENYNYKREGNYKSNRGNYTGRGGNRGNIRGGSRGRGNNNYGNRSNNSNGNYTGKPNNSQPEERYSLFRPAAGFLHSSNSGNDEESFNRTSKYNNNNTNSTSSNSSNRNGSYGYSNTSRGRGNYTNNRRFTNQRGSSRGNGHRGGSGSCRGGNGPHRGRFHDTGRNHEGNENSESTESHTNVAE; from the coding sequence ATGACAACTAACAATTCTACCATGAAGAAAATGTCTCTCGAGGAATTCCTGGGTAACGATACCCTTAGCGACACTCTATGGGACGAAGACGACATCAACCTGGATGCCATTAGTAGCACAACCAACATCGatctattgaaaaaatcaaGCGGCAATAGCCACCATGTGAACAAGAGTGCTTCAGGGCCTCCCTATATTGTCAAATTCTCGAACTTATCTTCAGATTTCTCtgattttgaaatgaaagatttgttcaattctaaattcacaaattttattaaatttaaaatgtttTGGGTTTTAAATCCAAACCCAACAATGGCAGATATTCAAAATCCAAACAAATTCTATGAATACTTCAAATTATCTTCTAAGGTATGCTTCGTAGAGTTATATTCCGTTAGAGATATggataaaatattgaaaggTTGGTATGATCCtttgaaagaaatttaTAACATCATCGTGTCTCCAGCCGATTTCGTTGATTTCAAGAACTATATGGACCGAACTGAATCTGTCAAATCCTTCAAAATACCCTCCCCTGAAGCACCATTGCCTAAAAATATGATTCAGAATTCTCACGATAATCAACCAAAAGAGAGGAGAAAAAGCAACCCATTTGGAGCTGCAAAACCAGTAGATACacaatcaaaaattttgaaattagaagaaCAAATCGCAACGTTGCACGTAGAAGACACAACTACTTTAAGAAGATTCTCTAATACCATGAACAATTTAAACTCAAAACATGCAACTAAagtaaaaattttgaagaatgaaaataacGATATTACTACTTCAGACAATATTCGTTCTTTGGCGACTGCTACGATAACTACAAAGGAATCCTTATTACCAACAAATACACACGTAAATACCACTATTCCAGTTACAAAAACTTTAAATTATTCGCACATtgttaaaaaagaaactcAACAAGCAGAAAAGGCTAAAGTAAATGCTAACGATAACACTAAATTTAACGAATCTGAAAGTGCTCTGGAAGATGAGGAAGATAATGGAGAAGGTATGCATGGATCTGATGAAGTCAAGGCTAATGACCGTGATAACAAGAACaccaataaaaataaggACAGATTGGTTACTGAAAATGTTGAAGAATTGAAGGATTTATCAAAGGAAGAAAATGATGTCGAAGAACATAAAAGTGACGTGAAAGATCAATCAGAAAATTACAACTATAAGAGAGAAGGTAATTACAAGAGTAATAGAGGAAACTACACTGGTAGAGGAGGCAATAGAGGCAATATTAGAGGCGGATCTAGAGGCAGAGGTAATAATAACTATGGAAACAGATCAAATAACAGCAATGGTAATTATACTGGGAAACCAAATAATTCACAACCAGAAGAACGCTATTCTTTATTCAGGCCAGCTGCAGGTTTTCTGCATTCGAGCAATTCTGGTAATGATGAAGAGTCATTCAATCGTACTTCAAAatacaacaacaataatactAATTCCACTAGTTCCAATAGTTCCAATAGGAATGGCTCCTATGGCTACTCAAATACAAGCAGAGGTAGAGGTAACTATACAAACAATAGGAGATTTACTAATCAAAGAGGCTCTTCTCGTGGTAACGGACACAGAGGCGGAAGTGGTTCCTGTCGTGGTGGTAACGGCCCTCATCGTGGTAGATTTCATGATACAGGTCGTAACCACGAAGGAAACGAAAATTCAGAATCTACTGAATCACACACCAATGTAGCTGAATAA